The genomic stretch AACGAGATCGCCGGGCCGGAGTGGCTGACGCCGGAGCTGTTCAGGATCGGCGCGTCGAGCCTGCTCAACGACCTGCTCATGCAACGGGTCAAGCAGCGGACCGGCGCGTACGCGGGGCCCGACTACTTCACGATCGACTGAGCCGGGCGGTCCCCCGACCTGCGGTTCTTCGTGTAGCACCCCGTCTGGCCATCACACTGGAGGTGCTGACAATGAGCATTGAACAGCACGACCAGCTCGTCGACGAGCTGACAGCGAGAACCGCGGCCTACGCGAACAACTCAGTCGCCCCGAGGACCAGCTGACCGTCAGCCGCGCGATCGTGTGCGGCGGCGGCGGCGGATGAACGCGGAACGGCTCGTCGAACTGATCGTGCGGAATCCAACGGTCGAAGCGGAGGTCAACCGGGTCCGCCGTGTCGCCACGATCTACAAAGACCGGTACTCGATCGCGGTCGTGGACCACGATGACCGGGTGTGGAACGTGCACGTGTTGCGCGACCACGCCGAACACGGCTTCACCTGACCAAACGGTCGGCGGTTGACCGACCTGGAGGCCCTCGCCCGTGTGGGCGGGGGGCCTCGCCTCAGGTACGACAGCGCCACGCCGTTCATCCGGGGTGCCGCCGACTGGTGACCGGTGATGTAACCCCCAGCCAGCGGAACCCGGTGGCCCCCAATCTCTCCCGTACCGGTGGACACCCCGGACCGGTGAATCGTACGTCGACAGCGCGTTGGGCTGTAGAGGTGGCCGGGGACACTTCTCGCCGTTGGGGGGCGGGCGCAGGCCGGTGGCCAGGGAGTGACCCCATCCGGGCGCCGGCCTGCGATACCCCGACTCTCGGCGTGACGGTCTGGGTCTACAGGCTCTCGTCGTCGTCGCTGGCCCTAGACCGATCGCGAGGCGCTGCACGAGGAGTGCGACACCCAGGATCAGACCGGCGATGACGCCCGCATTGCGGATGCCGCCCAGTTGGGCCTCGCCCGCCATGGAGACCGTGAACCCCGCCAACCATGAACGCCGCGATGACGAGCGCGACCGCAGCGCCATAGCTGATCCTTGGGAGCCCGGCGGCGTCGCCATCGCGGGGGTCTGTCCGCTCTGTCGTCGCGGCTGATCGGTGGCCGATTCATGCCGGGCATCGTAGGTATCACTCACCGGCGTGCAGCAAGCTGCAGACCAGAAATCGACGAACGTGTCGCCACCGGCCGAGCGCCGACGCATTACAGGAGGCGCATCGGCCAACCGGCCGGGCGCACGCCAGTGCCAACCGGCGGTATGGTCCTCCCCCGCACAGAGGCCGTCGACCTGGACCCCAATCCCGCCCGGGTCGGCGGCCTCACTCATGTGCGGAACCGATGTGTCGACGTCGCTGGGCAATGGAGCCGGCCCGCGACAGCTCGGCTGGTCGAACATGCATTTGGTGTTGGGTGGCGTCCTGCCAGCGATGAGTATCCCACTACAGTCCTGCCGCGACGGCTGCGCGGCGATCCTTCGCGCACCAGGCGGCCAATGGGGGACCGCCGTGCTCCCGGCCGCCGACCGTCCGCGGCGTGTGGCGGTTCGCCAAGCCCGGTCCGCGCCGGATCCTGTGTGCCGAGCACGCGGCCGAGCTCGCCGGCCATGAGCGGTTGAGCGGGCCGTCAAGTTCTACGACGCCACGGTCGAGGACTGACCTACCCCCGTCCTGCGGCTACGGGTGGTCGTCGCCCCCGTCAACCGTCGCCCGTCGGCCTTGAGCATCTGGTTCGCGACCTGCAGTTCGCGGATTCGTCGGCCACCGTCCGAGCGGTGTGGCGATTCGACAAACCCGGGCCGACGCGGATCCTGCTGTGGACGAGCACGCGGCCGAGCTGGCCGGCCACGAGCGGCTCACGCTCGACCACAGCGAGTCGCGGCAGTCAGTCCCCGGCTTGCAGTCGGATGCGTTCCGCGAGCTTGTCCGCAGCCTGTCGCGCCTGTCGGTGATCGTTCCCGCGAGTGCTGGCACAGTCGCGGTTGTGGACGTCGACCGTGAGGTGCCGCCGAACTCGGCGACCGGTACGCCGCGATGGCGTGTCTGGGCGCGGGTTGTGCACACCGTCAGGGCGACTGTTCGCGGTCGCCGTGAACGACATCGACGTCCTCGGACGCATGGTGCACGTCCGCCGGCGGGTCCGGATCATCGACGGCACCCTCGTGCACAGCTTGCCGAACGGCCGCAAGGAGCGGTCTGTGCCGCAGCTCGAATCGGTGGCCATGCGACGGTCCGCGCACGTCGCCGCGTATGGCACCAGCGTGTCACGTTGGCGTGGACGACACCGACGGGTAGGCGATGGCCGCTGAGCTGCTGTGCACGAACGGGGCGGGCGGCGCGCTCGACCGGAACACGTTCAATCGCCGGTGGCGAGCGGCGCGTCGCGCTGCGGGGCCCCGCCGACACCCGCGACAACGGGATGCAGTCCTGCGCCATACACCGCGTTCGGCGTGGCTCGCGCAGGGCGTCGACGTAGCGCACCGTGGCGGAGTGCATGGGCACGCCAACGCATCGACGAGGCTGTCGACATATGCGTACGTGATGCCGTCGCAGCGGATCGGGCGCGCAGGGCGATGGACGCGTTCGTCCAAGGGCGAAATGTCGGAGCCGAGTGCCCTCGATGTGCCTGCCGGGGGAGCGCGATGAGCGTCTACGCTGGTCAGCAGCCCCCGCGGCACTATTCATAGACTGAGGTTTCCGCCATGCCGAGCTGGGAGTACGCGCCCGCACCCGAGTCCCGCGACATCGTCAACCTGCGCAGCGAGTACGGGCTGTTCATCGGCGGGGCGTTCGTCGAGCCGCAGGACGGCGGGACGTTCAAGACGGTCAACCCCGCGACGGAGGAGGTCCTCGCGGCCGTCACCGTGGCTGGCGCGGACGACGTCGACCGCGCCGTGGCGGCGGCGCGGCGTGCCCAGACCGAGGTCTGGGGGCCAATGTCCGGCGCCGAGCGTGCCAAGTACCTGTACCGCCTCGCGCGTGTCATCCAGGAGCGGGCGCGCGAGCTCGCGGTGCTCGAGACGCTCGACAACGGCAAGCCGATCAAGGAGTCCCGCGACGTCGACGTGCCAATGGCGGCCGCACACTTCTTCTCGTACGCCGGATGGGCCGACAAGCTCGCGTACGCCGGGTTCGGGCCGGACCCGAAGCCGGTCGGCGTCGCCGGCCAGATCATCCCGTGGAACTTCCCGTTGCTGATGGCGGCGTGGAAGTTGGCGCCGGCGCTTGCGACCGGCAACACCTGCGTGCTCAAGCCCGCAGAGACCACGCCACTCAGCGCGCTGCTGCTCGCCGAGATCATGCAGCAGATCGACCTGCCGCCGGGTGTGGTCAACATCCTGACGGGTGACGGTGCGACCGGGCAGGTGCTCGTCGAGCACGCCGGTGTCGACAAGATCGCGTTTACCGGTTCAACGAGCGTCGGCAAGCAGATCCAGCGCGCGCTCGCCGGGCGTCCCACGCGCCTGACGCTCGAGCTCGGCGGCAAGGCGGCGAACATCATCCTCGACGATGCGCCGCTGGACCAGGCGGTCGAGGGCATCGTCAATGGCATCTTCTTCAACCAGGGCCACGTCTGTTGCGCCGGGTCGCGCCTACTCGTGCAGGAGTCGGTGCTCGAACCGGTGCTGGACCGCCTCAAGCGGCGGCTCGGCACGCTGCGCGTCGGCGATCCACTGGACAAGAACACCGACCTCGGCGCGATCAACTCCGCGGAGCAGCTCGCGCGGATCACGGAGCTGACCGACAGCGGCGTCGCGCAGGGGGCCGAGCGGTGGCAGCCCGCATGCGACCTGCCCGACCGCGGCTACTGGTTCGCGCCAACCGTCTTCACAGGCGTCAGCCAGTCGCACCGCATCGCCCGTGAGGAGATCTTCGGCCCGGTCCTGTCCGTGCTGACCTTCCGCACGCCCGCCGAGGCGATCACCAAGGCCAACAACTCCCCCTACGGGCTGTCGGCGGGGGTGTGGACCGAGAAGGGCAGCCGCATCTTGTGGATGGCAGAACGCCTGCAGGCCGGCGTGGTGTGGGCGAACACCTTCAACCGGTTCGACCCCACCAGCCCGTTCGGTGGCTACAAGGAGTCCGGCTTCGGCCGCGAGGGCGGTCGCCACGGCCTCGCGCCCTACCTGGCCACCTGATCTCGCAGCGGGTCGGCGTCAGCTGTGATCCCGGTCGGCCGAGGAGCGACGGCGGAGGCGACGGAACAGCGCGGCGACCTTGCCGTCCAACCACTGCGCGAAGTTGATCTCGCCGTAGCCCCACGGGCCGTACTGGCCCTCCGGCGTGTTGTGAAGATCTCGTGGGATCGCGGGAGTTCTGCGCGCGATCGGCGTCCATGGCGACCCCAGCTCCGGTCGGACAGCTGGTGGTACGGGGCGCACAGACCGTCTGTCGATGGCCAACGCCGCGTATGTGGACGCCCGCCGGGTTAGCATCTCCGGTACGCGACACGGATTGGGCTTCGCATGGCAGTGGCACGAAAGGCACTGGGGGCATTGGCGACGGGAGCGGTGGCGTTCGGCGCCGGCGCGGTCGGCGCACTCGCGATCGGCAGGCTGGCGGTCGGTCAGACCGCCATGCGGCGGGTCAGCATCGCCGACCTTGAGATCGGCCACCTGGCGGTCCGCCAGCTCACCCTCGACGGCGTGCCGATCACCCCCGGCGACCTCGGTGCCGACACCACGGCACCGCGGCCTTGAACGACCGGCTCGCCGTACGCAAGACCTACAAGCTCTTCGTCGGCGGGGCGTTCCCCCGCTCGGAGTCGGGCCGGAGCTACGAGGTGCGGTCGGCGGCGCGGGAGTTCCTCGCGAACGCCTCGCGCGCATCGCGCAAGGACGTGCGCGACGCCGTGGTAGCCGCGCGCACGGCGTTCGGTGGATGGTCGACTAGGTCCGCCTACAACCGCGCCCAGATTCTGTACCGGGTGGCCGAGATGCTCGAGGGACGCGCAGACCAGTTCGCCGACGAGGTCGCGCGCTCCGAGGGCGGGACCCGCGACGACGCGGCGGCCGCCGTCGCCGCTGCCGTCGACCGGTGGGTGTGGTACGCCGGCTGGGCAGACAAGGTCAGCCAGGTCGCGGGCGCTGCGAACCCGGTGGCAGGCCCGTACTTCAACTTCAGCGTGCCCGAGCCCACCGGTGTGGTCGCCATCATCGCGCCCCAGGCGTCGAGCCTGCTCGGCCTGGTCAGCGTCGTCGCGCCGGTGATCGTCACGGGCAACACGGTCGTGGTGGTGGCCAGCCATGATCGCCCGCTGCCGGCGATCAGCCTCGCCGAGGTGCTCGCGACGTCCGACCTCCCGGGCGGTGTCGTGAACCTGTTGACCGGGCACACCGACGAGCTCGCACCCGTGCTCGCCTCGCACATGGATGTCAACGCGATCGACCTGACGGGCGTGGCCTCCGACCAGCGCGGTGAGCTCGAGCGCGCCGCGGCCGAGAACGTCAAACGGGTCCTTCCGGCACCCGCGGAGGAGCCCGACTGGACCGGCGACCCCGGCACCGGACGGCTGCTGGCCGCGCTGGAGATCAAGACGGTCTGGCATCCGGTCGGCATCTGATCCGACCGGTGGGGACGATCTCATCTTGGAGCGCGTGTGGAACCCCCACACCGGGCGCGCCGCATCGCCGGCGCCGCGCCATCGAGGTCAGCCGCTGACGGCCGGTTCCGGCTCGCGCGCTGCCATCTCGTCCTCGTCGGCTTCCTCGCCGAGCGCCTCGATGTCCTCGAGCCCGGCACCGGCCTCCATCTTCCCCGCGCCGTACTTGCGGCGCTGCTGCACCTCGAGGCGCCGCGCGAATCGCGCGAGCGCGAAGATCACGATGAAGTAGAGGATTCCGGCGAACACGAACGCCTGGAGCTGGTTGCTCGGCGGCGCCTGGGCCAGCGCGCCCGCGCGCCGCAGTGCCTCCTCGTAGCCGATCACGAAGCCGAGCGACGTGTCCTTCGTCAGCGTCGCGAGCTGGGCGACGATCGCCGGGGTCATCCGTCGCACGGCCTGCGGCAGGATCACCAGCTGCATCGACTGCCAGTAGGTCATGCCGAGGGAGGAGGCGGCCTCGGACTGTCCCTTGCTCAGCGACAGGATGCCGGCTCGGAAGATCTCGGCGAGGACGGCGCTGTTGTACAGCGTCAGGCCGATGATGAGGCCAATGAGCTGCGAGATGTCGAAGAACTGCTGGATGCCGAAGAAGCCGAAGAGGATGAGGAGGAGCAACGGGATGCTGCGAAACACGTCGATGTAGACCCGCGCGAGCGCCCGCGAAATGGGATTCCTCGCGATCCGCGCGAGCGCGAAGAAGAACCCGATCGCCGTCGCGAAGACCATCGCGATCAACGCGGCCTTGATCGTGTTGCCGAGCCCGGCGATGACGAACTCCAGCCACCCCTCGTCGAGGTTGACGAACTGCTCGTACAGCTCGGGCGCGAAGTTGCCGGTCACGGCGATCCGGTAGATCACGAACGCCACGATGGCCAGGACGGCCAGGAGGGAGATCCAGTTGGCGATCTGCACGCGGTGGCGTCCGCGAGGCCCGAGATCCTCTGTGAGAACCGAGCTCATGCGAATCCCCTATCGCTTGAACGCGACGCGCTGCTCGATGGACGTGAAGACCTGTGCCGCGATCAGCAGCCAGACCACGAAGAAGATGGCCGCCGCCGCGAACGCCGCGATCGGCTGCCCGGTGCTGTTCGCGAGGCGCTGCGCGGCCGTCGTCTCGACGAACAGCCCGATCGTGGTTCCGATGACCGTGTTCTTCGCGTTGGCGATGTACAGGTTGCCGATCGGTCCGACCACCGTCCGCAGGGCCTGAGGGATCACGACCGTGCCCAGGACCTCACGGAAGTTCAGCCCGATGGCGCGCGCCGCCTCCGCCTGCCCGGTGTCCACCGAGTTGATGCCCGAGCGCACCGTCTCGCCGAGGTAGGCGCCGGTGTACAGCGACATCACGATCACGGTTGACACGAACGGCGTGAATGTGAAGCCGAGCTTCGGGAGCCCGAAGAAGAAGAGGAAGAAGATGATCAGCAACGGTGTGTTGCGGAACACCGTCACGTAGAACGCCGCGAAGCGCTGGAGCGGTCGGATCGGGCTCACGCGGAACGATGCGATTACCACACCGACGACCATGGCGAACACGAACGCGAGGTTGGCGGCCTGGAACAGGCGGATGAACCCGTCGATGTACAGGTCCCAGTTGTCGATCAGGAAGGTGATCGGGTTCATCCGCCTCCCTCCGCTTCACGCTGTGGGTCGGCGTTGAGGACGCCGACCCACAGCGTTGTTGAGGGTTGCCTAGCTGGCTGCCTCCGACGCGCCTGCCGCCGGCTCACTGGTCATCTCGCTGGTCGCCTCGCTGCCGGCCTCCGATGACGTCGCACCGGCCCCGCTGGCCTGCGGGCACTCACTGCCCTCGGGGAACACCGGGTCGCCGAATGCGGGATCGATCGGTGGTGGCGCTGGCGTCTCGGCGACCACACCGACGGTGTTCTCGTAGGCCTGGTCCCACTCACCGTTCTCCTGGATCTGGCAGATCCGCTCGTTGAGGTAGAGGCGCAGGTCCGTCGCGCCGTCCGGGATGCCGATGCCGTACGGCTCGTCGCTGAACTCCTCACCGACGACCTCGAATCCGCCGAACTCGTCGACCAGGCCGAACAGGATCGCGCCGTCGGTCGTCGTGGCGTCGACACGCCCGTCGTTCATGGCCTCGGCGCACTTGGTATAGGTGTCGAACGTGATGATGTCGGCGTCGGGTGCGAGCTCCTGGAAGTTCTGCAACGACGTCGACCCCTCGACGGAGCAGGAGCGAAGGTCCGAGGTGTTCAGGTCCTCCGGCGCCTGGATTCCCTCCGGGTTGCCCTCGGGCACCATCAGCTGCTGACCGGTCTCGTAGTAGGGGCCCGCGAAATCGACGACCTGGTCGCGCTCCTCGTTCATGGTGTAGGTCGCGATCACCATGTCGACCTCGTCGTTCTGCAGGAACGGCTCGCGGTTGGCCGACACGGCCTCGGTGAACTCGATGTGGCTCTCGGGATCGCCGTCCCGGAAGATGCCCTCGACCATCAGCTTGGCGATCTCGGCGTCGAAGCCCTCGA from Euzebyales bacterium encodes the following:
- a CDS encoding aldehyde dehydrogenase family protein: MNDRLAVRKTYKLFVGGAFPRSESGRSYEVRSAAREFLANASRASRKDVRDAVVAARTAFGGWSTRSAYNRAQILYRVAEMLEGRADQFADEVARSEGGTRDDAAAAVAAAVDRWVWYAGWADKVSQVAGAANPVAGPYFNFSVPEPTGVVAIIAPQASSLLGLVSVVAPVIVTGNTVVVVASHDRPLPAISLAEVLATSDLPGGVVNLLTGHTDELAPVLASHMDVNAIDLTGVASDQRGELERAAAENVKRVLPAPAEEPDWTGDPGTGRLLAALEIKTVWHPVGI
- a CDS encoding amino acid ABC transporter permease, producing the protein MSSVLTEDLGPRGRHRVQIANWISLLAVLAIVAFVIYRIAVTGNFAPELYEQFVNLDEGWLEFVIAGLGNTIKAALIAMVFATAIGFFFALARIARNPISRALARVYIDVFRSIPLLLLILFGFFGIQQFFDISQLIGLIIGLTLYNSAVLAEIFRAGILSLSKGQSEAASSLGMTYWQSMQLVILPQAVRRMTPAIVAQLATLTKDTSLGFVIGYEEALRRAGALAQAPPSNQLQAFVFAGILYFIVIFALARFARRLEVQQRRKYGAGKMEAGAGLEDIEALGEEADEDEMAAREPEPAVSG
- a CDS encoding amino acid ABC transporter permease codes for the protein MNPITFLIDNWDLYIDGFIRLFQAANLAFVFAMVVGVVIASFRVSPIRPLQRFAAFYVTVFRNTPLLIIFFLFFFGLPKLGFTFTPFVSTVIVMSLYTGAYLGETVRSGINSVDTGQAEAARAIGLNFREVLGTVVIPQALRTVVGPIGNLYIANAKNTVIGTTIGLFVETTAAQRLANSTGQPIAAFAAAAIFFVVWLLIAAQVFTSIEQRVAFKR
- a CDS encoding aldehyde dehydrogenase family protein — its product is MPSWEYAPAPESRDIVNLRSEYGLFIGGAFVEPQDGGTFKTVNPATEEVLAAVTVAGADDVDRAVAAARRAQTEVWGPMSGAERAKYLYRLARVIQERARELAVLETLDNGKPIKESRDVDVPMAAAHFFSYAGWADKLAYAGFGPDPKPVGVAGQIIPWNFPLLMAAWKLAPALATGNTCVLKPAETTPLSALLLAEIMQQIDLPPGVVNILTGDGATGQVLVEHAGVDKIAFTGSTSVGKQIQRALAGRPTRLTLELGGKAANIILDDAPLDQAVEGIVNGIFFNQGHVCCAGSRLLVQESVLEPVLDRLKRRLGTLRVGDPLDKNTDLGAINSAEQLARITELTDSGVAQGAERWQPACDLPDRGYWFAPTVFTGVSQSHRIAREEIFGPVLSVLTFRTPAEAITKANNSPYGLSAGVWTEKGSRILWMAERLQAGVVWANTFNRFDPTSPFGGYKESGFGREGGRHGLAPYLAT
- a CDS encoding glutamate ABC transporter substrate-binding protein, which gives rise to MRTRRLRVLGLVMILMLLLAACGGGGEEAEEGGATSEPAGAASEADGAETTVGADAEGVQALRDAGTVRIGVKYDQPLFGVNTPSGVEGFDAEIAKLMVEGIFRDGDPESHIEFTEAVSANREPFLQNDEVDMVIATYTMNEERDQVVDFAGPYYETGQQLMVPEGNPEGIQAPEDLNTSDLRSCSVEGSTSLQNFQELAPDADIITFDTYTKCAEAMNDGRVDATTTDGAILFGLVDEFGGFEVVGEEFSDEPYGIGIPDGATDLRLYLNERICQIQENGEWDQAYENTVGVVAETPAPPPIDPAFGDPVFPEGSECPQASGAGATSSEAGSEATSEMTSEPAAGASEAAS